The Deinococcus ruber genomic interval TGCTGGCTCAGACCGCCGTGAGTCAGGTGCGGGCAGGGGCCGACGTGGTGGCTCCGAGCGCCATGATGGACGGACAGGTGGCAGCCATCCGGGCGGCGCTCGATGCAGCGGGCTTCAGCCACGTCCCGGTCATGAGTTACGCCGTCAAGTACGCCAGCGGTTACTACGGCCCCTTTCGTGAGGCGGCGGGCAGCACGCCCAGTTTTGGCGACCGTGCCAGTTACCAGATGGACCCGGCAGGCGGCTACCGCGAAGCGCTGCGCGAGGCCCGGCTCGACGCCGAGCAGGGTGCCGATTACCTGATGGTCAAGCCTGGTCTGCCGTACCTCGACGTGATCCGGGTGATCCGTGACGCCTTCGACCTGCCGCTGGTCGCCTACAACGTGTCGGGCGAGTACGCGATGGTCAAGGCCGCTGTGGCCGCAGGCATGCTCGACGAGCGCCGCACGGTGCTGGAAACCATGATCGCCTTTCGCCGCGCCGGAGCCGACGCCATCATGACCTATCACGCGCTCGACGTGGCGGGGTGGCTGGCTGAAGGCTAAAGCATCTGACGCAGGAAGGGCACCGTGCACACAGGCCGAAAGGTCATCCGGAACGCCATTTCGCTCAGAGTCTGGAGGGATGGCTCGCTCATCCTTGAGGGGAGGCAGTGAGCGGGCAGGGTACCCCAAACAGAATCCAACTGTCGCTGCACATTGATCGGTGAATGCGCGGCGGGCTAGATTCTCAGGTATCTGCCCTTGCCCGGCGCTACCCTGAAGCATGAGTCGCCTTCTTCCTATCGCTGCCGCCGCGTTTCTGCTCGCTGCCTGTGCCCCCACTTTGCAGGGCGCTGGCGGACGCATCGTCAATGTCAAGACCGGAGAAGAGGGAACGGTCGCCTTTATCGGCACTTTTCAGGACCGCGCCATGCTGCCCACTGACCCGGACAACGTGCGCCTGACCATCGGAGAACGGGTGTTCAGCGGGCGTTACACCGTGCTTGGCAGCGGCGGCGCGAATCTCGGGTTCACGTTGGGATACGGCGACCCGGCTTTCTGGCCCTCTGGCTGGCAGGGTGGCCCTTACGGTTCCCTCAGTGGCCAGCTTCCCTCGGCAGCCAACATCACGCGCCCCGGCAACCTGATCGCCAAGACCGCGCCCGCGCAGGGGCAGGCGGTACAGACGCTGACCTGCACCTTCCAGATAGATGATCAGCGCCACGGTATCGGCAACTGCCAGGACTCCGGCGGCGACAGCTACAGCCTTCAGTTCTAGCGCCCCCGACCCAACAAGAGATCGGCACGTCGTCAGGCATGCCGGTCTTTTTGTCATGCCTGCATTGCTGCCTACACCGACAAGTCTGAAGACGTGCATCAGCGGGGCGCAGGTTGGCTCTCATGGGCGTGTGGTGCTGTGAAGTATGACTCCTGCTGTCCGGCTTCTTCTTGCGGCGCTGCTTCTGGGTACAGTTCAGGCCCAGAGCACCACCACGACCACGACGACCACCACGACCACGGCTCCGGTGCAGGCCACGCCTGTGACGCCGACGGGTGATCCTGCCGCGCTGCTGGCAACCGCCCGCGACCTGGTGCAGCAGGCCCGCACCAAAAGCAGCAGCAACCACATCGACGATATTGCGTGGAAGGCCGCCGCCGACGCAGCCGAGATCGCCGTTCGTGCCGATCCGGGCAACCCGGCGGCGCTGCAACTCCGCGCCCAGATCTACAGCGACGTGGGCTTCTGGAAACAGGCCGAGACTGCCTGGGACGCTTACCTGAAAGTGCAGCCCTCCGACGTGCAGGCCATGAAGACGGCGGCAGTGGCACAGTACAACCTGGGCTATGCCGCCTATGCACGCGGCGATATCAGGAATGCACTGCCCCCCTTCGCCCGCTGTCAGACGCTCGACCCTCAGAACGCCGACTGTGCCCTGTGGGCAGGCCGTGTGGCGCTGGAAAGCGGGCAGTTCGCGCAGGCGGTGGCGCAGTATCAGCAGGCGCTCCAGCTTCGCCCCTCCGACAAGGTGGCGAGCTATTTCCTGGGTGTGGCCCAGAACGCCGGAAAATACGGCCCAGCCGCCACCACCGCTTTCAGCCGTGCGTATCAGAATCTGGATGCGGGCAGCAAGCAGGCCGCCCTGAACGGCTTCAAATCGGCCACCTCGGCGGCCCCCAACTTTATCGAGGCGTGGCGCGAACAGGGGCGGCTGGCACTGGAACTGAACGACGCCGCCAGCGCAAAAGCCGCCTACGACGCAGCGGTGAACCTGCCGGGAGCCAGCGCCAGCGACCGTTATAACCAGGGTCTGGCTGCCGAGGGCGCACAGGTCGGACTGGCCGCCGCCAAGGCCTTCCGCGACGCCTACGCCAAATATCAGGCCGGAGACAAGGCCGGAGCCGAGGCAGGCTTTCAGGCGGCGGTCAATGCTGCGCCGGGATACGGCAAAGCCTGGAG includes:
- the hemB gene encoding porphobilinogen synthase, which encodes MSSTFDRPRRLRRTPALRALTREISLSPGNLIYPMFVHEGADDQTISTMPGVLRYSLAGAVKRVGEAREKGVRSIVLFGVPDHKDAQGSQAYAEQGIVQVAIRAIRAAYADITIIADTCLCEYTDHGHCGPLCEVGGELTVDNDAALELLAQTAVSQVRAGADVVAPSAMMDGQVAAIRAALDAAGFSHVPVMSYAVKYASGYYGPFREAAGSTPSFGDRASYQMDPAGGYREALREARLDAEQGADYLMVKPGLPYLDVIRVIRDAFDLPLVAYNVSGEYAMVKAAVAAGMLDERRTVLETMIAFRRAGADAIMTYHALDVAGWLAEG
- a CDS encoding tetratricopeptide repeat protein yields the protein MTPAVRLLLAALLLGTVQAQSTTTTTTTTTTTAPVQATPVTPTGDPAALLATARDLVQQARTKSSSNHIDDIAWKAAADAAEIAVRADPGNPAALQLRAQIYSDVGFWKQAETAWDAYLKVQPSDVQAMKTAAVAQYNLGYAAYARGDIRNALPPFARCQTLDPQNADCALWAGRVALESGQFAQAVAQYQQALQLRPSDKVASYFLGVAQNAGKYGPAATTAFSRAYQNLDAGSKQAALNGFKSATSAAPNFIEAWREQGRLALELNDAASAKAAYDAAVNLPGASASDRYNQGLAAEGAQVGLAAAKAFRDAYAKYQAGDKAGAEAGFQAAVNAAPGYGKAWSWLGRVQYENKNYAAAAVSYGMAVQADPNDKTSAYYLRLSQAGK